A genomic stretch from Hymenobacter psoromatis includes:
- a CDS encoding ATP-dependent chaperone ClpB — translation MDFKNFTIKAQEAVQKATELAGANQQQAIETGHLLKALLQNDENTLSFLGKKVGANLANLGQRLDTIVTAYPKVSGGSPYLANDAANAVQRANTQMRDMGDEFVSVEHLLLGILGGKDSVATLLKDNGFTEKDLKAAIQELRGGRKVTSQTAEEQYQSLNRYAVNLNERVRQGKMDPVIGRDEEIRRVLQILSRRTKNNPVLLGEPGVGKTAIAEGLAQRIVAGDVPENLKDKVLMSLDLGLLVAGAKYKGEFEERLKAVIKEVTDSEGQILLFIDEIHTLIGAGGGGEGAMDAANLLKPALARGELHAIGATTLKEYQKYIEKDKALERRFQAVMVDEPSVPDAISILRGIKEKYELHHGVRITDDAVIAAVELSSRYITDRFLPDKAIDLMDEAAAKLRIELNSMPVELDEVQRRMMQLEIEREAIRREDNHDREAVLSKELAELGSQRDELKAKWEGEKAVLTNIQTEKENIERFKTEAEQAERQGEYGRVAELRYGKIQEAEQRLKILQDEANAQKENGGMLQEVVTSEDIAEVVAKWTGIPVSKMLQADRDKLLNLENELGKRVAGQSEAIAAISDAVRRSRAGLQDPKRPIGSFIFLGTTGVGKTELAKALAEYLFNDENAMVRIDMSEFQERHSVSRLIGAPPGYVGYDEGGQLTEAVRRKPYSVVLLDEIEKAHPDVFNILLQVLDDGRLTDNKGRVANFKNTIIIMTSNTGADIIQRNFKDLPEHDPEEVEVIVDRTRDEVMDRLKEHMRPEFLNRIDEIVLFQPLNRREIRKIVDIQFRQIQQRLAEAGISLEATGEVLDYLGEQGFDPQFGARPLKRVLQRVILNELSKEILSGRVSKDTVVEAVLEDGGVRFENVEMPTV, via the coding sequence ATGGACTTTAAAAACTTCACAATCAAGGCGCAGGAGGCCGTGCAGAAGGCCACTGAGCTAGCGGGAGCCAACCAGCAGCAGGCCATCGAAACCGGCCACTTGCTGAAGGCCTTGCTCCAGAACGACGAGAATACCCTGAGCTTCCTGGGCAAGAAGGTGGGCGCGAACCTGGCCAATCTCGGCCAGCGGCTCGATACCATCGTGACGGCCTACCCCAAGGTGAGCGGCGGCTCGCCCTACCTCGCCAACGACGCGGCCAACGCCGTGCAGCGCGCCAACACCCAGATGCGCGACATGGGCGACGAGTTCGTGTCCGTCGAGCACCTGCTGCTGGGCATCCTGGGCGGCAAGGATAGTGTGGCTACGCTGCTGAAAGACAACGGCTTTACCGAAAAAGACCTGAAGGCCGCCATCCAGGAGCTGCGGGGCGGGCGTAAGGTCACCAGCCAAACGGCGGAGGAGCAATACCAGAGCCTCAACCGCTACGCCGTGAACCTGAACGAGCGCGTGCGCCAGGGCAAGATGGACCCCGTAATCGGGCGCGACGAGGAGATTCGGCGGGTGCTCCAGATTCTGAGCCGTCGCACCAAGAACAACCCCGTATTGCTCGGCGAGCCGGGGGTAGGGAAAACCGCCATTGCCGAGGGCCTGGCCCAGCGCATCGTGGCCGGCGACGTGCCCGAGAACTTGAAAGACAAGGTGTTGATGAGCCTCGACCTAGGCCTGCTAGTCGCAGGGGCCAAGTACAAGGGCGAATTTGAGGAGCGCCTCAAGGCCGTTATCAAGGAAGTGACCGACTCGGAAGGGCAGATTCTGCTTTTCATTGATGAGATACACACCCTGATTGGGGCCGGCGGCGGCGGCGAGGGCGCGATGGATGCGGCCAACCTGCTTAAGCCTGCTCTGGCGCGTGGCGAGCTGCACGCCATCGGCGCGACTACGCTCAAGGAATACCAGAAGTACATCGAAAAGGACAAGGCCCTGGAGCGTCGCTTTCAGGCCGTGATGGTGGATGAGCCGAGCGTGCCCGACGCCATCAGCATCCTGCGCGGCATCAAGGAGAAGTACGAGCTGCACCACGGCGTGCGCATCACCGACGATGCCGTGATTGCGGCCGTGGAGCTAAGCAGCCGCTACATCACCGACCGCTTTTTGCCCGATAAGGCCATCGACCTGATGGATGAGGCCGCCGCCAAGCTGCGTATCGAGCTGAATTCCATGCCCGTAGAGCTGGACGAGGTGCAGCGCCGTATGATGCAGTTGGAGATTGAGCGCGAGGCCATCCGGCGCGAAGACAACCACGACCGCGAGGCCGTGCTGAGCAAGGAGCTAGCCGAGCTGGGCAGCCAGCGCGACGAGCTGAAGGCCAAGTGGGAGGGCGAAAAAGCCGTGCTCACCAACATCCAGACCGAGAAAGAGAACATCGAGCGCTTCAAAACCGAAGCTGAGCAGGCTGAGCGCCAGGGTGAGTATGGGCGCGTGGCCGAACTGCGCTATGGCAAGATTCAGGAAGCCGAGCAGCGCCTCAAAATATTACAAGACGAAGCCAACGCCCAGAAGGAAAACGGCGGAATGCTCCAGGAAGTCGTTACCAGTGAGGATATTGCCGAGGTAGTGGCCAAGTGGACGGGCATCCCCGTGAGCAAGATGCTGCAAGCCGACCGCGACAAACTGCTCAACCTCGAAAACGAGCTGGGTAAGCGCGTGGCCGGTCAAAGCGAGGCCATCGCCGCCATCTCGGATGCCGTGCGCCGCTCGCGCGCCGGCCTGCAAGACCCTAAGCGGCCCATCGGCTCGTTCATCTTCCTGGGCACGACGGGGGTAGGGAAAACCGAGTTGGCCAAGGCCCTAGCCGAATACTTATTCAACGATGAGAACGCGATGGTGCGCATCGACATGAGCGAGTTTCAGGAGCGCCATTCCGTGTCGCGCCTCATCGGGGCGCCTCCCGGCTACGTGGGCTACGACGAGGGCGGGCAGCTCACGGAGGCCGTGCGCCGCAAGCCCTACTCGGTGGTGCTGCTCGATGAAATCGAAAAGGCGCACCCCGACGTGTTCAACATCCTGCTGCAAGTGCTGGACGATGGCCGCCTCACCGACAACAAAGGCCGGGTAGCGAACTTCAAGAACACCATCATCATCATGACCTCGAACACGGGGGCCGACATCATTCAGCGCAATTTCAAGGACCTGCCCGAGCACGACCCGGAGGAAGTAGAAGTCATCGTGGACCGCACCCGCGACGAGGTGATGGACCGCCTCAAGGAGCATATGCGCCCGGAGTTTCTGAACCGCATTGACGAAATCGTGCTGTTCCAGCCCCTCAATCGCCGGGAAATCCGCAAGATTGTGGATATCCAGTTCCGGCAAATCCAGCAGCGCCTGGCCGAAGCCGGCATCAGCCTTGAAGCCACCGGCGAGGTACTCGACTACCTCGGCGAGCAGGGCTTCGACCCGCAGTTCGGGGCGCGGCCGTTGAAGCGCGTGTTGCAGCGCGTGATTCTCAACGAGTTGAGTAAAGAGATTCTCTCCGGCCGCGTATCCAAGGATACCGTGGTGGAGGCGGTGTTGGAGGATGGCGGCGTGCGATTTGAGAACGTGGAGATGCCGACCGTTTAA